A genome region from Microbacterium sp. CGR2 includes the following:
- a CDS encoding phosphoenolpyruvate carboxylase, with protein MTPEHTFSEPTNTEAIRVIGRFEAGRGIPDAMRSDVRMLGALLGQVLREAGGDDLFEDVERLRLATIQAYDEETSSAFDRAAAIAESFTVARADEVARAFTCYFHLVNLAEEHQRVRVLRERAGQPGREDAADTVATAYARLRTEVGDDEARRRLGGLRFHPVFTAHPTEARRRAVSSSIRRLSELLTQHDAASEGGAEQHRARRRMLEEIDTLWRTAPLRSQKPSPTDEVRTVMGVFDETLFTTVPHVYRRIDDALRGDASGSSAPIVPAFVRIGSWVGGDRDGNPFVTASVTREASQIAADHVLRGLERALERIGRTLTLSADDTPPSAEVTALWERFAAAQPDVSGELATRSPDEPHRRVLLVLAHRVAATRNGDSADAYAQPEELLADLRTVQSSLAAAGANRHAFGGVQHLIWQVETYGFHLTELEVRQHSQVHSKALAELEAGETVSAQTEEVLEVFRVIADIQRDRGLCAAGRYVVSFTQAASDLAAVHRLARYALGDDAPVLDVVPLFETFADLQAAPAILAEAVTFPEFRERMAATDNRLEVMLGYSDSSKDVGPVAANLALYAAQEKIARWAKESGIELTLFHGRGGALGRGGGPANSAILAQPPHSVDGRFKLTEQGEVIFARYGEPAIAMRHIDQVAAATLLASSPSEEKRTSTAAARYAEVAATMDSTSRERFFSLVKADGFAPWFATVTPLEEIGLLALGSRPARRGLSVESLEDLRAIPWVFAWTQARINLAGWFGLGTALEAVGDAELLTEAYREWPLLRTMIDNVAMSLAKTDERIARQYLALGDRDDLAALVLDELALTRSWVIRLTGGEGLLENKPVLQRAVQLRSPYVDALSLLQLRALRALRSAGEQAAGSGADAEQQRLLLLSVSGVAAGLQNTG; from the coding sequence GTGACCCCCGAACACACCTTCTCCGAGCCCACGAACACCGAGGCCATCCGCGTGATCGGCCGTTTCGAAGCCGGCCGCGGCATTCCGGATGCGATGCGCTCAGACGTCCGGATGCTGGGTGCGCTGCTCGGCCAGGTGCTGCGCGAGGCAGGCGGCGACGACCTGTTCGAAGACGTCGAGCGTCTGCGCCTGGCGACGATCCAGGCCTACGACGAAGAGACCTCGAGCGCGTTCGACCGCGCCGCGGCCATCGCCGAATCGTTCACCGTCGCCCGCGCCGACGAGGTGGCTCGCGCCTTCACGTGCTACTTCCACCTGGTGAACCTCGCCGAAGAACACCAGCGCGTGCGGGTGCTGCGCGAGCGCGCCGGACAGCCGGGACGTGAGGATGCCGCCGACACCGTGGCGACCGCTTACGCGCGACTGCGGACAGAGGTCGGCGATGACGAGGCCCGGCGCCGTCTGGGCGGGCTCCGCTTCCATCCGGTGTTCACCGCGCACCCGACCGAGGCCCGCCGACGCGCGGTGTCATCCAGCATCCGCCGTCTGTCCGAGCTCCTCACCCAGCACGATGCGGCGAGCGAGGGCGGCGCCGAGCAGCACCGCGCACGCCGCCGAATGCTGGAGGAGATCGATACGCTGTGGCGCACCGCGCCGCTGCGCTCCCAGAAGCCGTCGCCGACCGACGAGGTCCGCACGGTGATGGGTGTCTTCGACGAGACCCTCTTCACCACCGTGCCGCATGTGTACCGACGCATCGACGACGCGCTGCGCGGCGACGCCTCCGGCTCCAGCGCACCCATCGTCCCGGCCTTCGTCCGCATCGGTTCCTGGGTGGGCGGCGACCGCGACGGCAATCCGTTCGTCACAGCTTCCGTGACCCGTGAGGCGTCGCAGATCGCGGCCGACCATGTGCTCCGGGGCCTGGAAAGGGCGCTCGAACGAATCGGCCGCACCCTCACGCTGTCCGCCGACGACACACCGCCGAGCGCCGAGGTCACTGCGCTCTGGGAGCGTTTCGCCGCAGCCCAGCCCGACGTCTCCGGCGAGCTCGCCACGCGCTCCCCCGACGAACCCCACCGACGGGTGCTGCTCGTGCTCGCGCATCGCGTCGCCGCTACCCGCAACGGCGACAGCGCGGACGCCTACGCGCAGCCCGAGGAACTGCTCGCGGATCTGCGCACCGTCCAGTCCTCGCTGGCCGCGGCGGGGGCGAACCGTCACGCCTTCGGCGGCGTGCAGCACCTGATCTGGCAGGTCGAGACCTACGGCTTCCACCTGACCGAGCTCGAGGTGCGCCAGCATTCTCAGGTGCACTCGAAGGCTCTGGCCGAGCTCGAGGCCGGAGAGACGGTCAGCGCGCAGACGGAGGAAGTGCTCGAAGTCTTCCGCGTGATCGCGGACATCCAGCGCGACCGCGGACTCTGCGCTGCCGGGCGGTACGTGGTGTCCTTCACCCAGGCGGCATCCGATCTCGCCGCCGTGCATCGCCTCGCCCGGTACGCTCTCGGCGACGACGCACCGGTGCTCGACGTGGTCCCGCTGTTCGAGACCTTCGCCGACCTGCAGGCGGCACCCGCCATCCTCGCCGAGGCCGTCACGTTCCCCGAGTTCCGTGAGCGCATGGCCGCCACCGACAACCGGCTCGAGGTGATGCTCGGCTACTCGGACTCGTCGAAGGACGTCGGTCCGGTCGCGGCGAACCTCGCCTTGTACGCCGCGCAGGAGAAGATCGCGCGCTGGGCGAAGGAGTCCGGCATCGAACTGACCCTGTTCCACGGTCGTGGCGGGGCACTCGGCCGCGGTGGAGGACCCGCGAACTCCGCGATCCTCGCGCAGCCGCCGCACTCGGTCGACGGCCGATTCAAGCTCACCGAACAGGGTGAGGTCATCTTCGCCCGCTACGGCGAGCCCGCGATCGCCATGCGGCACATCGATCAGGTCGCCGCCGCCACCCTGCTCGCCTCGTCCCCGTCCGAGGAGAAGCGCACCAGCACTGCGGCAGCCCGGTACGCCGAGGTCGCCGCGACGATGGACTCGACGTCGCGGGAGCGGTTCTTCTCGCTGGTCAAGGCCGACGGTTTCGCACCGTGGTTCGCCACGGTCACGCCGCTGGAGGAGATCGGCCTGCTCGCTCTCGGCTCACGCCCGGCCCGGCGGGGCCTGTCGGTCGAGTCCCTGGAAGATCTCCGGGCCATCCCCTGGGTCTTCGCGTGGACGCAGGCGCGGATCAACCTGGCCGGCTGGTTCGGCCTCGGCACCGCACTCGAAGCCGTCGGCGACGCGGAACTCCTCACGGAGGCCTACCGCGAATGGCCGCTGCTGCGCACCATGATCGACAACGTCGCGATGAGCCTCGCGAAGACCGACGAGCGCATCGCACGCCAGTACCTCGCCCTCGGCGACCGCGATGACCTCGCCGCCCTCGTGCTCGACGAACT
- the nhaA gene encoding Na+/H+ antiporter NhaA, which translates to MRISANPLRGQQFPAVLLLVAAGLGLLLANLPTHDALDAVLDFHIAVPWTSLDLSVAHWVSDGLLAIFFLVVAIELRHELTHGELDSPSKALQPAIAAAGGVLVPIAVYLLIAGNGDTATGWPIPTATDIAFALGVLAMFGRGLPSNVRVFLLALAILDDIIGIIFIAVLFAHDVQWLQVGLAVVGVAVFWLLSRLLHEHGHLVIAVAMVVVAIVTWGLVAASGIHATIAGVLLGLVMSPVPAGRARHVLEPTVNGVILPVFAFVAAFVVIPAVSLTQLSPAFWAIVVALPVGKIIGISLFGWLAMRIRPKGAAPALPFADILAAGALGGIGFTVSLLLANLAFGSHDEIRDQAILGVLVGSLIALVLSGIIVSLRARWYRRLESVSPPVSA; encoded by the coding sequence GTGCGCATCTCAGCGAACCCCCTCCGCGGCCAGCAGTTCCCCGCCGTCCTCCTCCTCGTCGCAGCAGGACTCGGTCTCCTCCTGGCCAATCTGCCCACCCATGACGCGCTGGACGCGGTTCTCGACTTCCACATCGCCGTGCCGTGGACGAGTCTCGACCTGTCGGTCGCGCACTGGGTGTCGGACGGGCTCCTCGCCATCTTCTTCCTGGTCGTGGCCATCGAATTGCGGCACGAGCTGACCCACGGGGAGCTCGACTCCCCGAGCAAGGCGCTCCAGCCCGCCATCGCCGCCGCCGGCGGAGTGCTCGTGCCGATCGCGGTGTATCTGCTGATCGCAGGCAACGGCGACACGGCGACCGGGTGGCCGATCCCCACCGCCACCGACATCGCCTTCGCTCTCGGCGTCCTCGCGATGTTCGGGCGCGGACTGCCCTCGAACGTGCGCGTCTTCCTGCTGGCGCTCGCCATCCTCGATGACATCATCGGCATCATCTTCATCGCCGTGCTCTTCGCGCACGACGTGCAGTGGCTGCAGGTCGGCCTCGCGGTCGTCGGCGTCGCGGTGTTCTGGTTGCTCAGCCGCCTGCTGCATGAGCACGGGCATCTGGTCATCGCCGTCGCCATGGTCGTGGTGGCCATCGTCACCTGGGGCCTCGTCGCCGCATCCGGTATCCACGCGACGATCGCCGGTGTGCTGCTCGGACTGGTGATGTCGCCGGTGCCGGCCGGCCGGGCACGTCATGTGCTCGAGCCCACGGTGAACGGCGTGATCCTTCCGGTGTTCGCCTTCGTCGCCGCCTTCGTCGTGATCCCCGCCGTCTCGTTGACGCAGCTGTCGCCGGCGTTCTGGGCGATCGTCGTCGCGCTTCCCGTGGGCAAGATCATCGGCATCTCGTTGTTCGGCTGGCTCGCCATGCGCATCCGTCCGAAGGGAGCAGCGCCGGCTCTGCCGTTTGCGGACATCCTCGCGGCCGGAGCGCTGGGAGGCATCGGATTCACGGTGTCGCTGCTGCTGGCGAACCTGGCCTTCGGCTCCCACGACGAGATCCGCGACCAGGCGATCCTCGGCGTCCTGGTGGGTTCGCTGATCGCTCTGGTCCTCTCCGGCATCATCGTGTCGCTGCGCGCGCGTTGGTACCGTCGACTCGAATCGGTGTCCCCGCCCGTGTCCGCATGA
- a CDS encoding MazG family protein, producing MSAEDDPLRLAAETMRAVRERCVWSQRITHRDLVPYLIEESHEVIDAVENGTRADLREELGDLLWQVLFHSAIAAQDPDDPFDVDDVARTLTEKMVRRHPHVFADEVATTPEEVLVHWNAAKAAEKRTRRSVLDGVPRGMPALSLAQKLTSRAAAVGVDVPNVGGADAPVPASEAELGEALLGLVATARSRGWDAERALREQLRMLENNVRDAEAGS from the coding sequence ATGAGCGCCGAGGACGATCCACTCCGCCTGGCCGCCGAGACCATGCGCGCGGTGCGCGAGCGATGCGTATGGTCGCAGCGCATCACCCACCGTGACCTCGTCCCGTATCTGATCGAGGAGTCGCACGAGGTGATCGACGCGGTCGAGAACGGCACGCGTGCCGACCTGCGTGAGGAGCTGGGTGACCTGCTCTGGCAGGTTCTGTTCCATTCGGCGATCGCGGCGCAGGACCCGGATGATCCCTTCGACGTCGACGACGTGGCGCGCACGCTGACGGAGAAGATGGTCAGGCGGCATCCGCACGTCTTCGCCGACGAGGTGGCGACGACACCCGAAGAGGTGCTGGTGCACTGGAACGCGGCGAAAGCGGCGGAGAAGCGCACCCGGCGAAGCGTCCTCGACGGGGTTCCGCGGGGAATGCCCGCACTCTCGCTCGCGCAGAAGCTGACGAGTCGTGCCGCCGCCGTGGGCGTCGACGTGCCGAACGTCGGGGGTGCTGATGCGCCCGTGCCTGCATCCGAGGCCGAGCTGGGCGAGGCGCTTCTCGGTCTGGTGGCCACGGCGCGCAGCCGGGGCTGGGACGCCGAACGTGCGCTGCGCGAACAACTCCGGATGCTCGAGAACAACGTGCGGGACGCCGAAGCGGGATCCTGA
- a CDS encoding HisS family protein, whose protein sequence is MRDILPADKARRERVLSVIRERYLAHGFDEIETPVVEEYDRLHAGIGGDNEKLSYNVLRRGLDADAIRAAADDPSALSDLGLRYDLTVPLARFYASNRAQLPGVFRAIQIGPVWRAERPQKGRYRQFVQCDIDIMGDESARAEAELMVASLDAVDALGLEGATVRINDRRVLDWMLDSFGFTAEERPGVLITIDKLDKVGPEGVAAELRERATGQTSGGAVDAFEAFLRRPQTREYHPFGDRQIRRALPDGAPDEVVAHLVGIGEAVAAGRGLTGADHEQSDIPLVFDPFLVRGMGYYTGTIFELAHPSVPYALGGGGRYDGMIGRFLGQQVPAVGFSLGFERLVDLVAAAPDAEATAVVLIHDADVPVVELVAHKAALIADGARVRLERRTKNLKALLERSAGDGYNAFATVSAGAEKLEVKPLS, encoded by the coding sequence ATGCGCGACATCCTCCCCGCCGACAAGGCCCGTCGTGAGCGCGTGCTCTCTGTCATCCGCGAGCGCTACCTCGCCCACGGGTTCGACGAAATCGAGACGCCGGTGGTCGAGGAGTACGACCGCTTGCACGCGGGGATCGGCGGCGACAACGAGAAGCTGTCGTACAACGTGCTGCGCCGAGGGCTGGACGCCGATGCGATCCGGGCTGCCGCGGACGACCCCTCCGCTCTGTCGGATCTCGGGCTCCGCTACGACCTGACGGTTCCGCTCGCCCGCTTCTATGCCAGCAACCGCGCGCAGCTGCCGGGAGTCTTCCGTGCGATCCAGATCGGCCCGGTGTGGCGCGCCGAGCGCCCGCAGAAGGGCCGCTACCGCCAGTTCGTGCAGTGCGACATCGACATCATGGGCGACGAGTCCGCGAGAGCCGAAGCGGAACTGATGGTCGCATCACTCGACGCGGTCGACGCCCTGGGGCTCGAAGGGGCCACGGTGCGCATCAACGACAGGCGCGTTCTGGACTGGATGCTCGACAGCTTCGGGTTCACCGCCGAGGAGCGCCCCGGTGTGCTCATCACCATCGACAAGCTCGACAAGGTCGGGCCGGAGGGTGTGGCCGCCGAGCTCCGGGAACGGGCCACGGGGCAGACATCCGGCGGCGCTGTCGACGCGTTCGAAGCCTTCCTCCGGCGCCCGCAGACCAGGGAGTACCACCCGTTCGGTGACCGTCAGATCCGCAGGGCGCTTCCCGATGGAGCGCCCGACGAGGTCGTCGCGCATCTGGTCGGGATCGGGGAAGCCGTGGCGGCAGGCCGTGGGCTGACCGGAGCCGACCACGAGCAGTCGGACATCCCGCTCGTGTTCGATCCGTTCCTCGTGCGCGGGATGGGCTACTACACCGGCACGATCTTCGAGCTCGCGCATCCGTCCGTTCCGTATGCGCTCGGCGGTGGCGGACGCTACGACGGAATGATCGGTCGCTTCCTCGGGCAGCAGGTTCCGGCGGTCGGCTTCTCGCTCGGATTCGAGCGCCTCGTCGACCTCGTGGCGGCGGCGCCGGATGCCGAGGCGACAGCGGTCGTCCTCATCCATGACGCCGATGTCCCCGTCGTCGAACTCGTCGCCCACAAGGCCGCCCTGATCGCCGACGGTGCGCGCGTCCGACTCGAGCGCCGCACCAAGAACCTCAAGGCCCTGCTGGAGCGCTCCGCCGGAGACGGCTACAACGCGTTCGCGACGGTCTCGGCGGGCGCGGAGAAGCTCGAGGTCAAGCCGCTTTCCTGA
- a CDS encoding SGNH/GDSL hydrolase family protein, whose protein sequence is MSGVRTDVGSKRAFTADIRDKSRQVCAAAAGAVSVHAAFTAIGSNRVVRRIRLLPLVGLTVATAVLGIRLVLTRQAALARRRIGKPLGEDSLDADRIWRPGLDGEPIDLLLLGDSIAAGLGAERRKDTLGGRLAKGVARRMRRPVRLHTAAVVGSESPDLPAQLAALPATYRPQVAVIIVGGNDVTHRLPVSLSAQHLNETIRRLRGLGAEVVVGTCPDLGALRPVPQPLRRIASSMSRRLADIQAETARHEGARPVDLRRAVGPMFFDEPEAMFSLDRFHPSALGYRRTADALLPTVCEAMEAALSSPRPSVPN, encoded by the coding sequence ATGTCGGGAGTTCGGACGGATGTCGGGTCGAAACGGGCGTTCACGGCCGACATCCGTGACAAGTCCCGACAAGTGTGCGCGGCGGCGGCCGGTGCCGTATCCGTTCACGCCGCGTTCACGGCGATCGGATCGAATCGAGTGGTGCGCCGCATCCGTCTCCTGCCCCTCGTCGGACTCACCGTGGCGACCGCTGTCCTCGGAATCCGGCTGGTGCTCACCCGTCAGGCGGCACTCGCACGGCGACGCATCGGAAAGCCGTTGGGGGAGGACTCCCTGGATGCCGATCGCATCTGGCGCCCCGGCTTGGACGGCGAACCCATCGACCTGCTCCTCCTGGGGGACTCGATCGCGGCCGGGCTCGGCGCCGAGCGGCGCAAGGACACGCTCGGCGGCCGTCTCGCCAAGGGCGTCGCGCGGCGGATGCGGCGACCTGTGCGTCTGCACACCGCGGCGGTCGTCGGCTCAGAGTCGCCGGATCTGCCGGCGCAACTCGCCGCGCTCCCAGCGACGTACCGACCACAGGTCGCGGTGATCATCGTCGGCGGCAACGACGTCACGCACCGGCTGCCGGTGTCGCTTTCGGCACAGCATCTGAACGAGACGATCCGGCGACTGCGCGGGCTCGGTGCCGAGGTCGTCGTCGGCACCTGCCCCGACCTGGGGGCGCTCCGACCGGTTCCGCAGCCGCTCCGCCGCATCGCGTCGAGCATGTCGCGTCGCCTCGCCGACATCCAGGCGGAGACGGCGCGACACGAGGGTGCCCGGCCCGTGGATCTTCGTCGCGCGGTGGGGCCGATGTTCTTCGATGAGCCGGAGGCGATGTTCAGCCTGGACCGCTTCCATCCGAGCGCACTGGGCTATCGACGTACGGCCGATGCACTGCTGCCGACCGTGTGCGAGGCGATGGAGGCTGCGCTCAGCTCACCGCGTCCGTCTGTGCCGAACTGA
- a CDS encoding glyoxalase/bleomycin resistance/extradiol dioxygenase family protein, with product MTDETPSTGTTGTYTTDGRPNSATSLTPFLAVPDAKRAIEFYRDVFGAIVVDVTEFGGAVAHADLDFGLGHLQLGEPSPDYHLVPGPEGDDDCYSMGLYVPDVDAVVARAVAAGATVREAPALFVSGDRFASIRDPFGVRWSVMTRVEDISDEESGRRVAEWAESFSSAQTDAVS from the coding sequence ATGACCGACGAGACACCTTCCACAGGCACAACCGGCACCTACACGACCGACGGCCGTCCGAACAGCGCGACCTCCCTCACTCCCTTCCTGGCGGTTCCCGACGCGAAGCGGGCGATCGAGTTCTATCGAGACGTCTTCGGTGCGATCGTCGTCGACGTCACCGAATTCGGTGGCGCCGTCGCCCACGCCGACCTCGACTTCGGACTCGGCCACCTCCAGCTCGGGGAGCCGAGTCCGGACTACCACCTCGTCCCCGGCCCGGAGGGCGACGACGACTGCTACTCGATGGGCCTGTACGTGCCCGACGTCGACGCGGTGGTGGCACGAGCCGTGGCCGCGGGAGCGACGGTTCGTGAAGCTCCGGCACTGTTCGTGTCGGGTGATCGCTTCGCAAGCATCCGTGACCCGTTCGGCGTCCGCTGGTCGGTGATGACCCGCGTCGAGGACATCTCCGACGAGGAGAGCGGCCGGCGAGTGGCCGAATGGGCCGAGTCGTTCAGTTCGGCACAGACGGACGCGGTGAGCTGA
- a CDS encoding helix-turn-helix domain-containing protein, with protein MENRTRGILYPARLPQLHRLVAPADVAELVRWFWIPEWDVEPGRSSRQEIIAYPALNLVVTAHEVTLSGATTRMSHRDLRGRGWAVGALLRPAAVPAFVEEPAALVDSQTPVDAPALREAVSTAMGSGEGHRDRAVLAVSRWLRDRVGRPSDTARQANGLFDVLMGEGAASTTEEAATRLAVSVRTLQRMTHRHVGVSPAAMIRRRRLQEAAELVRARSDADLATIAAALGYSDHAHLTRDFHAVLGITPRDYRSDAAADSAPGSGAGDPQPQHPVRDAEQHDDRADE; from the coding sequence ATGGAGAATCGCACGCGCGGGATCCTGTACCCCGCTCGGCTGCCGCAGCTTCACCGGCTGGTGGCGCCCGCCGATGTCGCCGAGCTGGTGCGCTGGTTCTGGATACCCGAGTGGGACGTCGAGCCCGGTCGATCGTCCCGGCAGGAGATCATCGCCTACCCGGCGCTCAACCTCGTCGTCACCGCGCATGAGGTGACGCTGTCGGGAGCGACGACGCGCATGTCGCATCGGGATCTGCGCGGGCGCGGGTGGGCGGTCGGCGCCCTGCTGCGACCGGCGGCGGTGCCTGCCTTCGTCGAGGAACCGGCGGCCCTGGTCGATTCGCAGACTCCTGTGGACGCACCGGCCCTGCGCGAAGCCGTCTCGACCGCCATGGGCTCCGGGGAAGGCCACCGGGACCGCGCCGTGCTGGCCGTCTCGCGTTGGCTGCGTGACCGGGTCGGGCGTCCGAGCGACACGGCGCGCCAGGCGAACGGGCTGTTCGACGTTCTGATGGGGGAGGGCGCAGCGTCCACCACGGAGGAGGCGGCGACGCGTCTGGCCGTGTCGGTGCGCACTCTGCAGCGGATGACCCACCGACACGTCGGCGTGTCCCCGGCGGCGATGATCCGACGTCGCCGGCTGCAGGAGGCCGCAGAACTCGTGCGCGCGCGATCCGATGCCGACCTCGCGACGATCGCGGCCGCGCTCGGCTACTCCGATCACGCGCACCTCACACGTGACTTCCATGCGGTGCTCGGGATCACGCCGCGCGACTACCGATCGGACGCGGCGGCGGACTCGGCGCCCGGCTCAGGCGCGGGTGACCCGCAGCCGCAGCATCCGGTACGCGACGCCGAGCAGCACGACGACCGTGCCGACGAGTGA
- a CDS encoding APC family permease — translation MPLARRLTLRDAVAIGLGSMIGAGVFAVWAPAMSVAGSGIMIALAIAAVVAYCNATASAQLAAAHPVAGGTYAYARAEIGPWWGFIAGWSFVIGKIASCAAMAMTFAAYAAPAGWQIPVAVVAVAALATVNCFGVTRTALLTRVLVVCSLLGLAMTVAIGLGSASDASPTPLPDATAYGVLQGAGLLFFAFAGYARIATMGEEVVDPERTIPRAIVFALGGAVVVYALVGLSVVLVLGADVADSSAPLVDLLVTAGWAELAPLLRVTAAAASLGALLALLTGIGRTTLAMARERDLPAFLAKVGERHQVPQRAEIAVGVIVIVIVLVADLRDAIGFSSFGVLLYYLIANAAAFRQAQPARRYPRALQVLGALGCLVLLNALPVIASLVGTVVVLLGVAYRMLRLRVTRA, via the coding sequence GTGCCCCTCGCCCGCCGCCTGACGCTTCGAGACGCGGTCGCCATCGGCTTGGGGTCGATGATCGGAGCGGGCGTGTTCGCCGTGTGGGCGCCTGCCATGTCCGTCGCCGGCAGCGGCATCATGATCGCACTCGCGATCGCCGCCGTCGTGGCGTACTGCAATGCCACCGCGTCAGCTCAGCTGGCCGCCGCGCATCCGGTCGCGGGAGGAACATACGCGTACGCCCGCGCCGAGATCGGGCCGTGGTGGGGCTTCATCGCCGGGTGGAGCTTCGTGATCGGCAAGATCGCGAGCTGCGCCGCCATGGCGATGACGTTCGCCGCCTACGCCGCTCCCGCGGGATGGCAGATTCCCGTCGCCGTCGTGGCCGTCGCCGCACTCGCCACCGTGAACTGCTTCGGCGTGACACGGACGGCGCTGCTCACCCGTGTCCTCGTGGTCTGCTCGCTGCTCGGCCTCGCCATGACGGTCGCCATCGGGCTCGGCTCGGCATCCGACGCATCGCCCACCCCCCTCCCGGACGCCACGGCCTACGGTGTGCTGCAGGGCGCAGGGCTGCTGTTCTTCGCCTTCGCCGGCTACGCCCGCATCGCGACGATGGGCGAGGAGGTCGTCGACCCCGAACGCACCATCCCCCGCGCCATCGTCTTCGCACTCGGCGGAGCCGTCGTCGTCTACGCGCTCGTCGGGCTCTCGGTCGTCCTGGTGCTCGGTGCGGATGTCGCGGATTCCTCCGCACCCCTCGTCGACCTGCTCGTCACGGCAGGATGGGCGGAGCTCGCGCCGCTGCTGCGGGTCACGGCTGCGGCGGCATCCCTCGGCGCTCTGCTGGCGCTGCTCACCGGGATCGGCCGCACGACGCTCGCCATGGCCAGAGAGCGCGATCTGCCGGCGTTCCTCGCCAAGGTCGGCGAGCGCCATCAGGTGCCCCAGCGCGCCGAGATCGCCGTCGGCGTCATCGTCATCGTCATCGTGCTCGTGGCTGATCTGCGTGACGCGATCGGCTTCTCCTCGTTCGGAGTGCTGCTGTACTACCTCATCGCCAACGCGGCGGCGTTCCGCCAGGCGCAGCCCGCCCGACGCTACCCTCGGGCGCTGCAGGTGCTGGGAGCGCTCGGTTGCCTGGTGCTGCTGAATGCGCTGCCCGTGATCGCCTCACTCGTCGGCACGGTCGTCGTGCTGCTCGGCGTCGCGTACCGGATGCTGCGGCTGCGGGTCACCCGCGCCTGA
- a CDS encoding CPBP family intramembrane glutamic endopeptidase: protein MPLWFGDGLAEPIAGVILPVMMLTPAVATVVVTFAMRVPARGERARFLGLWPLRPAKRVVWLMVAAWLVPPLLIFLSILVSAALGFVQLDFTFAAFGAEIAKALPDDVPVPPVEVIVFAQIAMIPLAALFNSIAAFGEEIGWRGWLLPALRPLGTWPALLISGAIWGFWHSPVILLGCNFGRTDVTGVLLMMGGCIAWGILLGWLRLRSASVWPAVIAHGSLNAAGGLVVIFAAAKPDLALAGPLGVGGWIVIAAVTLVLVLTGQFRKQPELADSPGRLLSPPRS, encoded by the coding sequence TTGCCGCTCTGGTTCGGAGACGGCCTCGCCGAACCGATCGCCGGGGTGATCCTGCCCGTGATGATGCTCACCCCCGCTGTCGCGACGGTCGTGGTGACGTTCGCGATGCGTGTGCCGGCCCGCGGTGAGCGCGCTCGGTTCCTCGGCCTGTGGCCATTGCGTCCGGCCAAGCGGGTGGTCTGGCTCATGGTCGCCGCATGGCTGGTGCCACCGCTGCTCATCTTCTTGAGCATCCTGGTGTCCGCCGCGCTCGGCTTCGTGCAGCTCGACTTCACCTTCGCCGCTTTCGGCGCCGAGATCGCGAAGGCGCTTCCCGACGACGTGCCTGTTCCCCCCGTCGAGGTCATCGTGTTCGCGCAGATCGCCATGATCCCCCTCGCGGCGCTGTTCAACTCGATCGCCGCTTTCGGTGAGGAGATCGGATGGCGCGGGTGGCTGCTGCCCGCGCTTCGTCCTCTCGGCACCTGGCCGGCGCTGCTGATCAGCGGCGCGATCTGGGGCTTCTGGCACAGCCCTGTCATCCTCCTCGGCTGCAACTTCGGCCGTACCGACGTCACGGGCGTGCTGCTGATGATGGGCGGATGCATCGCCTGGGGCATCCTCCTGGGCTGGCTGCGTCTGCGCTCCGCCTCGGTGTGGCCGGCTGTGATCGCGCACGGGTCGCTCAACGCGGCAGGCGGGCTCGTCGTGATCTTCGCTGCGGCCAAGCCCGATCTCGCACTCGCGGGGCCGCTCGGCGTCGGTGGCTGGATCGTCATCGCCGCAGTGACCTTGGTGCTGGTGCTGACGGGGCAGTTCCGGAAGCAGCCCGAACTCGCCGATTCGCCGGGACGACTCCTCTCACCTCCGCGCTCTTGA
- a CDS encoding O-methyltransferase, whose protein sequence is MESTPASWSQADAFLVDTLVGADPTLEAALTAQRDAGMPEIEVAPVAGKFLDLLVRISGARRVLEIGTLGGYSTIWMARAVGADGRVVTIEAEPGNAAVARASIDAAGVGDRVDIRIGRGADVLPTLVGGFDLVFIDADKESNTIYLDWAAKLGHPGTVIVLDNVGRDGEIVRDDTTDSKVIGTREGLRMLGEDPRFEATALQTVGAKGWDGFALALVV, encoded by the coding sequence ATGGAATCCACCCCCGCGTCGTGGTCGCAGGCCGACGCCTTTCTCGTCGACACTCTGGTCGGAGCAGATCCCACCCTCGAAGCCGCGCTGACCGCGCAGCGCGACGCGGGGATGCCCGAGATCGAGGTGGCCCCAGTGGCGGGCAAGTTCCTCGACCTGCTGGTCCGCATCAGCGGGGCGCGCCGAGTGCTCGAGATCGGCACCCTCGGCGGCTACTCCACCATCTGGATGGCCCGCGCGGTCGGTGCCGACGGGCGCGTCGTGACGATCGAGGCGGAGCCGGGAAACGCCGCCGTCGCCCGCGCCAGCATCGACGCCGCGGGAGTCGGCGACCGCGTCGACATCCGCATCGGGAGGGGCGCGGATGTGCTTCCCACGCTGGTCGGCGGTTTCGACCTGGTCTTCATCGATGCCGACAAGGAATCGAACACGATCTATCTGGACTGGGCAGCGAAGCTGGGACACCCCGGCACGGTGATCGTCCTCGACAACGTCGGACGCGACGGTGAGATCGTGCGCGATGACACGACCGATTCCAAAGTCATCGGCACGCGCGAGGGACTCCGGATGCTGGGGGAGGACCCGCGGTTCGAGGCGACCGCTCTGCAGACCGTCGGCGCGAAGGGCTGGGACGGCTTCGCGCTCGCGCTCGTGGTGTGA